The Phycisphaeraceae bacterium genome has a window encoding:
- a CDS encoding terpene cyclase/mutase family protein, with translation MHHTLIQLIAAAALGMASPLVAVQDPPPGGGAGSGGSGGAPPAGAQNDPLAGEMTDASDKAVERGFQFLLSQQMSDGSFGRGRLESNVGVTALACLALMSDGHLPGRGEYGEAVQKGLRFILDRVTETGFIVGETTSHGPMYEHGFAALFLGEIYGMNPSDERVREALVKATHLIINSQNDEGGWRYYPVPFDADISVTICEVMALRSARNAGIKVPKETIDRAVEYVRNCQNHDGGFRYMLGTGGSAWPRTAAGVASLFYAGIHEDNAIDRGLDYIARNAMPGAANRTGEAHYFYGHYYAVQAMYLAGGKHWERWWPAIRDELVRSQSSNGSWPDHYANGAYGTAMALIILQMPKRYLPIFQK, from the coding sequence ATGCATCACACGCTCATCCAACTCATCGCGGCCGCGGCGCTGGGAATGGCGTCGCCGCTCGTCGCCGTGCAGGATCCCCCGCCAGGCGGCGGAGCGGGTTCCGGGGGTTCCGGGGGCGCGCCGCCCGCCGGAGCGCAGAATGACCCCCTTGCCGGTGAGATGACCGACGCCTCCGACAAGGCCGTGGAGCGGGGCTTCCAGTTCCTGCTTTCGCAGCAGATGTCCGACGGCTCCTTCGGTCGCGGGCGGCTGGAGTCCAACGTCGGCGTCACCGCCCTGGCCTGTCTGGCCCTCATGTCCGACGGCCACCTCCCGGGGCGCGGGGAATACGGCGAGGCGGTGCAGAAGGGGCTCCGGTTCATCCTCGACCGCGTCACCGAGACCGGCTTCATCGTCGGCGAGACCACTTCGCACGGGCCGATGTACGAACATGGCTTCGCGGCCCTGTTCCTTGGCGAAATCTACGGCATGAACCCCAGCGACGAGCGCGTGCGCGAGGCGCTGGTCAAGGCCACGCACCTCATCATCAACTCGCAGAACGACGAGGGCGGCTGGCGCTACTACCCGGTCCCCTTCGACGCGGACATCTCCGTCACCATCTGCGAGGTGATGGCCCTGCGCTCGGCGCGCAACGCGGGCATCAAGGTGCCCAAGGAAACCATCGACCGGGCCGTCGAATACGTGCGCAACTGCCAGAACCACGACGGGGGCTTCCGCTACATGCTGGGCACCGGGGGCAGCGCCTGGCCCCGCACCGCGGCGGGCGTGGCCTCGCTCTTCTACGCCGGCATTCACGAGGACAACGCCATCGACCGCGGGCTGGACTACATCGCCCGCAACGCCATGCCCGGCGCCGCCAACCGCACCGGCGAGGCCCACTACTTCTACGGCCACTATTACGCCGTGCAGGCCATGTACCTGGCGGGGGGCAAGCACTGGGAGAGGTGGTGGCCCGCCATCCGCGATGAACTGGTCCGCAGCCAGTCCAGCAACGGCTCGTGGCCCGACCACTACGCCAATGGGGCATACGGCACCGCGATGGCCCTCATCATCCTGCAGATGCCCAAGCGATATCTGCCCATCTTCCAGAAGTAA